The genomic interval ATTAAGTAGGGTGTTGCATACTTGCATCATCAATTACAATTAAAAAAAGCAGATTATGATACTACTTTTAAAAACCCAGGCTTTGTGCATGTTGCTGATGACGCATATGGGGCTTTTATATGAACCAACCTTACAGGAACCTACTATATCTCTTACCAATACAACAACAGAAGTAGTTCAGGATACAAGTTTGAAAGCCAGAGGCCGGAGCAGGCATGTATACAATGACAATAATACCTCTACAGAGATATCTTATGAGGGCTCCATTATTTTTACGGAGGACGAAAAAGACATTAAAAGTATTTCTCCTGGTGGATACTTTAAATTCAGCAAAACCACATTCGGCAACCGCAGGGCAATCCACATCGAAAGCGGCTCGAATGGAGAACTAAAACGCACCTATTATGTAGGCAAAAATGAAGAACCTTATGAGCCGGAAGGGAGAAAATGGCTGGCAGATATGTTACCTGAACTCATTGCTTCTACTGGTATTGGCGCTGAAGACCGGGTGAAACGCATCTATGCTAAGAAAGGTGCCTCTGGTGTGCTGGAAGCGATCGAAGATATGGAAAGTGATTATGTAAAAGGAATTTATTTCAAATACTTGCTGGCACAAAAAGGCTTGAAAGACAATGAACTAAAAACGATTATCACCCATGTAGGTGAAGAAGTAAGCTCCGATTATGAAAAGAGTAAATTGCTACAGCAGGTAAGTGGCACCTACCTTCAAAATTCCAGTACGGCTACAGCCTATATCACCGCTATTTCGGATATGTCGTCGGATTATGAAAAAGCAAAGGTGCTCAGTCATATTCTGAATCAGGGTAAACTAACAGATGAAAATTTCAGCAGGGTGCTTAGTGCAGTAAACGATATTTCTTCTGATTATGAAAAAGCTAAAATCTTGAGCCATATTCTCAACCAGAACAAACTAACTGATACAAATTATACCAAAGTACTGGAAGCTGTAAATGATATTTCCTCCGATTTTGAAAAGGCAAAAGTCTTAAGCGAACTGCTCAATAAACAGACTTTGCCAGCACCACAATTTAAGCAGGCACTGCAAGTAGTAGATGATATTTCCTCTGATTATGAAAAAGCCAAAGTACTGGGCAAACTGCTGACCAATACAAAAATGCTCAATGACAATCTTACTGACCTGCTAGCTGTTATTAATGAAATGTCGTCGGATTATGAAAAAGCCAAAGTGCTTTCATTCTTATTCTCCAAAACTACTCTGAAAGACAATCAGTATGTTCCGGCGTTTTCAGTAATCAGTGATATGTCGTCGGATTATGAGAAGAGCAAACTGATGCAGCAGATCGGTAAATCCATTCCAAAAGACAAAACAGCGGTGATGGATGCCTATAAGAAGGCGGCTAAATCTATCAGTTCTGATTATGAATACCGCAAGGTAATGTCCAGTATTGAATAGTATAAAATTAATAAATCACGATGGGATGCAACCTCATCGTGATTTATGTATCTATAGCATTAAACCTACAGAAAATTTATGATTCAAATCCGCCGGACTATTTTCAGGCTTAGTATGGGTACGCTGATCGGCTGGCTGGGTTTTACCTATATTTTCTATAGTGAACAGGGAAATTTGCCGGAATACAGTCAGCACTGGCAGGCATTTTTGCTGGCGCTACTAGCAGTGAATGCAGCCGTATTTGTAATGGGATTTTTGCGCAAACAGCTTAATACCTGGTTTCCATGGCAAAATGGGATTACCTTACGGTTTATCAGTGGTATGCTGTTTAATGCGCTGTTAGCCTTATTAATTTTTGCATCCGCTACAGCATTATATATACTTCTGTTTACATCTGTCAAAAATTTTTCGGGCTTTACCGTTCTCTACACAGATGCTTCCATCAAGCTGACGATCATTACCTTGATAGCTGTGTTTATTTATACGATTATAGATTTTACCTTATTTTCTTATAATTCTTATGCAGAGGTGCAGATTGAATCCGTGAAACTCACACAAGCCCAGCTTTCTTTGCAATTACAAATACTCAAAAACCAGCTCAGTCCGCATTTTCTGTTCAATTCGCTTAACACCATTTCTTCACTCATTTATAAAGATGCAGCGGTAGCTGAAAAATTTATCCGGAAACTTTCGCTTACCTACCAGTATATTATTGCCACACAAGGACAGGCACTGGTAACGCTGGCCGAAGAACTCACCTTTCTGCAAGCCTACGTTTTTCTACTTAAATCACGTTTTGAAGAGGCACTGGAAGTAACTATTACTATCCCTGCGCATGTACTGCAAAGCCGGATTCCGCCGCTTACCTTACAATTGCTGCTGGAAAATGCGGTAAAACACAATATTGTTTCTGATGAAACACCTTTGCAGATCAATATATATCTGGATGTGAACGAATGGATCACGGTAAGCAATACCATTCAGGAAAATATCAACCCAGGCTCTTCGTTTAAAATAGGGCTGGATAACATTACCAAACGGTATCAGTTTCAAACGGATCGAAAAATAGAAGTAAGTAAGGATAAGCTGTTTACCGTAAAATTACCTTTACTTCCAGCCAGCCAGCCTGTAGCTGTTGAGAAAGATGTTGTATTTGCATAGTATATAATTCCAGTGTAGTATAATCATAAGAAGTAGCCACTGACCATTGATCGTTTATGAAGCGTTTATTCATTCATAGTCCTTTATTCCGGATTGTTTGCCCGCTGGTGTATGGGGTGGTGGTCTATTTACTGGTGTTATTGGTTTTTGACACTATTAGCCAGCTCTCAGAAAACTTCTTCAGCCAGGAAGTATTGCTTTGTATTATCCTTACCTATCTTTTGTCGGAGTCGCTGCGGCTGATGATTATCTTGCTCGATAAATATTATCCGCTGGAAAAGAATGTGCGGGCCAGAATTGCCTTACAGGTGGGCGTTAATCTGCTTTGTACATTACTGGTTATCTCCGGAGGTGTAGCCATTTATTTTGTTTTTATACTCAAGTATTCTAGTTTTTCTGCTGAATTACTCACCCTGAACAGCATTTACGTTATTACTTCGCTTTTTTACACCATGCTGTATCTGAGCGTATATTATCTTAACCGGCACAATAAAACGACACTTCAAAAGGAGAAAGCTTTACGTCAACGAATGGAAAGCCAGCTGCAACAACTTACCAAGGAGGTTAATCCTGAATTATTATATAACAGCCTGGAAACTTTAATTGTACTGACGCATCAGGATGCCTGCCAGGCAGAACAATT from Rhodocytophaga rosea carries:
- a CDS encoding sensor histidine kinase; the encoded protein is MIQIRRTIFRLSMGTLIGWLGFTYIFYSEQGNLPEYSQHWQAFLLALLAVNAAVFVMGFLRKQLNTWFPWQNGITLRFISGMLFNALLALLIFASATALYILLFTSVKNFSGFTVLYTDASIKLTIITLIAVFIYTIIDFTLFSYNSYAEVQIESVKLTQAQLSLQLQILKNQLSPHFLFNSLNTISSLIYKDAAVAEKFIRKLSLTYQYIIATQGQALVTLAEELTFLQAYVFLLKSRFEEALEVTITIPAHVLQSRIPPLTLQLLLENAVKHNIVSDETPLQINIYLDVNEWITVSNTIQENINPGSSFKIGLDNITKRYQFQTDRKIEVSKDKLFTVKLPLLPASQPVAVEKDVVFA
- a CDS encoding histidine kinase; its protein translation is MKRLFIHSPLFRIVCPLVYGVVVYLLVLLVFDTISQLSENFFSQEVLLCIILTYLLSESLRLMIILLDKYYPLEKNVRARIALQVGVNLLCTLLVISGGVAIYFVFILKYSSFSAELLTLNSIYVITSLFYTMLYLSVYYLNRHNKTTLQKEKALRQRMESQLQQLTKEVNPELLYNSLETLIVLTHQDACQAEQFIDRLSLVYRYYLDQKYKELTVLQHEIEAVQHLVYVYNKRHEEAIHFHVNLTVEESALLIIPGTLLELIENAILTTMISSNNPLEIDAYTESDCFVLAYQRRDKLMPRAYQSRSIEEMIQAYTFFTDRPLLCQSSEEESVIKIPLLQTQPDQTVISAHKANLLAI